A window of Dorea formicigenerans contains these coding sequences:
- a CDS encoding zinc-ribbon domain-containing protein, which translates to MFCPECGYKNVEGAAFCENCGTKLTGMPGSINPKETSYEKTGEKTTKKSVPFGKINKMLLIEIPIAMISLLIFIMVFQAKFSVKSVVERYAEGMGDGNWNQVYDTLYLNDSGDFMSKQAFVTSQTINGIKWDEDLEVQKIRKKTSNTYRVKYEGDNGVQRIDVKVKRRGLTWKVDEADTFLSKNFSVAVPKGAEIKIDGITPDSKLKSQDEIEGMDTYTIKKIFGTSHYVEISGSDIETTSAVLESYDEPTVMTAGYSKATVEQMADQAVKDLNNIFQGAAANKRFSDLDILNNMYADEKDSAIRKYESARDDYFENGNNSWEFLNYTITNCEAQAQMITRDQKQLIEVTIKGDAQWEKNYVYYDGDKERETETEDAEHTLYYIDDGGTWKLYDLDLWTW; encoded by the coding sequence ATGTTTTGTCCAGAATGTGGATATAAGAATGTAGAGGGTGCGGCTTTCTGTGAGAACTGTGGAACGAAACTTACAGGAATGCCGGGAAGTATAAATCCAAAGGAAACCTCTTATGAAAAAACAGGAGAAAAAACAACAAAGAAAAGCGTGCCGTTTGGGAAGATAAATAAGATGCTTCTGATAGAGATACCAATCGCAATGATCAGTCTGTTAATATTCATTATGGTCTTCCAGGCAAAATTCAGCGTCAAAAGTGTGGTAGAGCGTTATGCGGAAGGGATGGGTGACGGAAACTGGAATCAGGTTTATGATACACTTTATCTTAATGATTCCGGAGACTTTATGTCAAAGCAGGCATTTGTTACTTCCCAGACTATCAATGGAATAAAATGGGATGAGGATCTGGAAGTTCAGAAGATCCGCAAAAAGACAAGCAACACATATCGTGTAAAATACGAAGGCGATAATGGCGTCCAGAGAATCGATGTAAAGGTAAAAAGAAGAGGTCTTACATGGAAAGTTGATGAAGCGGATACATTTCTTTCAAAAAACTTTTCTGTAGCGGTTCCGAAAGGTGCAGAGATTAAAATTGATGGAATTACACCAGATTCAAAACTGAAATCCCAGGATGAGATTGAAGGAATGGACACCTATACTATTAAGAAGATATTTGGAACAAGTCATTATGTAGAAATCAGCGGTTCTGACATTGAGACTACAAGTGCTGTACTTGAGTCATACGATGAACCTACTGTTATGACAGCCGGATACAGTAAGGCTACGGTGGAACAGATGGCAGATCAGGCAGTAAAAGATCTGAACAACATTTTCCAGGGAGCTGCCGCAAACAAACGTTTCAGTGATCTCGATATTTTGAATAATATGTATGCGGATGAAAAAGATTCTGCAATCAGAAAATATGAGAGTGCGAGGGACGATTATTTTGAAAATGGAAATAACAGCTGGGAGTTTCTGAACTATACAATAACGAATTGTGAGGCTCAGGCACAGATGATCACAAGAGATCAGAAACAACTGATTGAGGTGACGATCAAAGGTGATGCTCAATGGGAAAAGAATTATGTCTACTATGATGGAGACAAGGAGAGAGAGACAGAGACAGAAGATGCAGAACATACATTGTATTACATTGATGATGGTGGAACATGGAAATTGTATGATTTAGATCTTTGGACTTGGTAA
- a CDS encoding zinc-ribbon domain-containing protein, which translates to MAKFCSKCGNELKEGARFCSVCGNPVKQVQSAQSEATAGTNEERQGVSSQQQGFTAQDMQYQQMAGSAAPVKKNKNLWLLAIPAAILVILLVIFGIKAVLSPAYLKPVKYMEKAFNKQDIDLMKKAVPDEYAEWMTDDIVDYMFDLDSDYKITIKVTDKEKIAKKDLEETLIDDYYVLDSIAEDAKAGYILEAEATLKQDGEKDTQDITLVVVKVDGKWVIVSGL; encoded by the coding sequence ATGGCAAAATTTTGTTCAAAATGTGGCAATGAGCTGAAAGAAGGAGCAAGGTTCTGTTCTGTGTGTGGAAACCCGGTAAAGCAGGTACAGAGCGCACAGAGTGAGGCAACAGCAGGAACTAATGAAGAGAGGCAAGGAGTGTCTTCACAGCAGCAGGGATTTACTGCCCAGGATATGCAGTATCAGCAGATGGCAGGATCTGCTGCACCAGTGAAGAAAAATAAAAATTTATGGCTGCTTGCAATCCCGGCAGCGATTCTTGTAATTTTGCTTGTAATTTTCGGAATCAAAGCCGTTCTGTCACCGGCATATTTAAAACCTGTCAAATACATGGAAAAAGCATTCAATAAGCAGGATATTGATCTGATGAAAAAAGCAGTGCCGGATGAGTATGCAGAATGGATGACGGATGATATTGTAGATTATATGTTTGATTTGGACAGTGATTATAAAATTACGATTAAAGTTACTGATAAAGAAAAAATTGCAAAAAAAGATCTGGAAGAAACTCTGATTGATGATTATTATGTTCTGGACAGCATTGCTGAAGATGCAAAGGCGGGATATATTCTGGAAGCAGAGGCAACATTAAAACAAGACGGAGAAAAAGATACACAGGATATTACACTTGTAGTGGTCAAAGTAGATGGAAAATGGGTGATTGTCTCCGGATTATAA
- a CDS encoding zinc ribbon domain-containing protein: MAFFDRMKDSLTTAGQEVSQKAKNATENVRLGNLIKNNDKMVDKLLYQVGLKYYEAHGQEEGTEYQELFAEINRLKSENAAYQQELDNLAATNKCPQCGFGNNAGAKFCISCGAPLNQTPVAPAQSAPGKCCDKCGALNDVEALFCTECGNRLNTQPMTYTVPEADEVVETTVAEAMPEESESEKVDSKEVDSEETVAEVSEETVTEVDDTQEPVTEKNPACCAKCGAPLEEDALFCTSCGARV, from the coding sequence ATGGCTTTTTTTGACAGAATGAAAGATTCACTTACAACAGCAGGACAGGAAGTGTCTCAGAAGGCGAAGAATGCAACGGAGAATGTCAGATTGGGAAATTTGATCAAGAACAATGATAAGATGGTAGATAAATTGCTTTACCAGGTTGGTCTGAAATATTATGAAGCACACGGACAGGAAGAGGGAACAGAATATCAGGAGTTATTTGCAGAGATTAATCGTCTGAAATCAGAAAATGCTGCATATCAGCAGGAGTTGGATAATCTGGCAGCTACAAACAAATGTCCTCAGTGTGGATTTGGTAACAATGCAGGTGCAAAATTCTGCATCAGTTGTGGAGCGCCACTGAATCAGACTCCGGTTGCACCGGCACAGTCAGCACCTGGAAAATGTTGTGACAAATGTGGAGCTTTGAATGATGTGGAAGCCTTATTCTGTACGGAGTGTGGAAATCGATTAAATACGCAGCCAATGACCTATACAGTGCCGGAAGCAGACGAGGTAGTTGAAACGACAGTAGCAGAGGCTATGCCAGAGGAATCTGAATCCGAGAAAGTTGACTCAAAGGAAGTTGACTCAGAGGAAACAGTGGCTGAAGTCTCAGAGGAAACAGTGACTGAAGTAGACGATACGCAAGAGCCGGTAACAGAAAAAAATCCGGCATGCTGTGCAAAATGTGGAGCACCATTGGAAGAAGATGCGTTATTCTGTACATCATGTGGAGCAAGAGTTTAG
- a CDS encoding VWA domain-containing protein, protein MFCEKCGKKLEDGVKFCPSCGNRIEIPENQTDTVYEQPEKSKKSRKKSKLPLVLIAVLAIILIVGGILYGTVGLNLQKDKLAVKIKKAGIPQYTEEMNEIVDEWDDFGIFSISDKRNDLHKLKKIVNYLDEYNTAVDEYKSMNKEKEQYALDEDSYKEYENALHDCSDAIEQKNPESLINAVEIAKETLKDLKKADDSYVEDRVKMYEGLDLKDVGDDVVSGYKKNLKEIQDLTGKGKKDYKAIKEAFSKMDQIVYQYIEPKNQAVVSIQQIDASEFPTVKLYMSIKDKTTGNVIENLDDAFFYINKQDANAKYVKQVVKSANQLNEKEALKVDMVADVSGSMDGSPLNEAKQVMSDFVGSVQFDAGDLVELTSFSTGVCLEQEFSDDAATLTNDINNLVTGDMTSLYDALYTAVERVAAQNGARCVIAFTDGNDNYSNCTKEDVVNVANRYHVPVFIIGIGSIDYADVNDIATQTGGMYYNVSDVTSMDKIYEEIYQMEKQLYLVEFEDNTGATVGDTANIQAGYHSIDYGGECEYTYTPNVLMSAQSRDIYTDGPQAAVEGYLKNFDSAMNKSDFSLISGYLKNGSPIYTEQEKYVLRDITERLDSYELTDVSYADANNCVISTRETYYVQVKGKPLQLMTQECKYNVENQGDKWQLTSFVDIKVVSRIKQ, encoded by the coding sequence ATGTTTTGCGAAAAATGTGGAAAGAAACTGGAAGATGGAGTGAAATTTTGCCCAAGCTGTGGAAACCGGATAGAAATACCGGAAAATCAGACTGATACGGTCTATGAACAGCCGGAAAAAAGTAAGAAATCCAGAAAAAAAAGTAAATTACCACTTGTTCTGATTGCGGTGCTGGCAATTATTTTGATTGTAGGCGGAATTTTATACGGAACGGTCGGCCTTAATCTGCAGAAAGATAAGCTGGCTGTGAAAATAAAAAAGGCTGGAATCCCGCAGTACACGGAAGAAATGAACGAAATTGTGGATGAATGGGATGATTTTGGAATATTCAGCATTTCTGATAAAAGAAATGATCTTCATAAGCTGAAAAAGATTGTAAATTATTTGGATGAGTACAACACAGCAGTGGATGAGTACAAATCCATGAATAAAGAAAAAGAGCAGTATGCGTTAGATGAGGATAGTTACAAAGAATATGAAAACGCACTTCATGACTGTAGCGATGCGATTGAGCAGAAAAATCCAGAGTCACTTATAAATGCAGTCGAGATTGCAAAAGAAACACTGAAGGATTTGAAAAAAGCAGATGATAGCTATGTAGAAGACCGGGTAAAGATGTATGAGGGACTGGATCTTAAAGATGTCGGGGACGATGTTGTCTCCGGATATAAAAAGAATCTGAAAGAGATTCAGGATTTGACTGGAAAAGGAAAAAAAGATTACAAAGCTATTAAGGAAGCATTTTCCAAGATGGATCAGATCGTGTACCAGTACATAGAGCCAAAGAATCAAGCAGTCGTATCCATCCAGCAGATTGATGCCAGTGAATTTCCAACTGTAAAACTATATATGAGTATCAAAGATAAGACAACCGGAAATGTAATTGAAAATCTGGATGATGCATTTTTCTATATCAATAAGCAGGATGCAAATGCAAAGTATGTAAAACAGGTCGTGAAATCAGCGAACCAGTTGAACGAAAAAGAAGCATTGAAAGTAGATATGGTAGCTGATGTCAGTGGAAGTATGGATGGTTCACCGCTAAACGAGGCAAAACAGGTAATGTCGGATTTTGTCGGAAGCGTGCAGTTTGACGCAGGAGATCTCGTGGAATTGACATCATTTTCAACCGGAGTATGTCTGGAACAGGAATTCAGTGATGATGCTGCAACATTGACCAATGATATCAATAATCTTGTTACAGGTGATATGACAAGTCTTTACGATGCACTTTACACAGCTGTTGAACGTGTAGCAGCACAGAACGGTGCAAGATGTGTGATTGCATTTACTGATGGAAATGACAATTACAGTAACTGTACAAAAGAAGATGTGGTAAATGTTGCAAATCGCTATCATGTACCGGTATTTATTATTGGAATCGGTTCCATTGATTATGCCGATGTAAATGATATCGCAACTCAGACCGGAGGTATGTATTATAATGTCAGCGATGTAACTTCCATGGATAAGATATACGAAGAAATCTATCAGATGGAAAAACAGCTCTATCTGGTGGAATTTGAAGATAATACAGGTGCAACTGTCGGGGATACCGCAAATATTCAAGCCGGATACCACAGTATCGATTATGGCGGAGAATGTGAATACACATACACTCCGAACGTTCTTATGAGTGCCCAGAGTAGGGATATATACACAGACGGTCCTCAGGCAGCAGTAGAAGGCTATCTGAAGAACTTCGACAGCGCCATGAATAAATCCGATTTTTCTCTGATATCCGGATATTTGAAAAATGGAAGCCCGATATACACAGAACAAGAAAAATATGTTTTGCGTGATATTACAGAACGATTGGATTCCTATGAACTGACAGACGTGTCATATGCAGACGCCAATAACTGCGTCATATCCACAAGAGAAACTTACTATGTACAAGTAAAAGGAAAACCATTACAACTTATGACCCAGGAATGTAAGTATAACGTAGAAAACCAGGGCGATAAGTGGCAGCTTACATCATTCGTGGATATTAAAGTCGTATCAAGAATCAAACAATAA
- a CDS encoding YARHG domain-containing protein, with translation MQEQTKENKLPVVLLAVIIVVLLVGSIVIGIFGGGGKKVETAVPKKDIKAAREAAELSDEGEVQTIAIDKDIVVNAGGTGSADEKSKMQDSQTTEDSQTVQNTEDYIFPNSSSVLLTDAEVSGISKDQLRIGRNEILARHGRRFNDQALQQYFDSKSWYNGTISPDEFDANLDSRLNDVERANIEIIKKYE, from the coding sequence ATGCAGGAACAGACAAAGGAAAACAAATTGCCAGTAGTGTTATTGGCGGTCATAATTGTAGTATTACTTGTAGGAAGCATTGTAATAGGAATATTTGGCGGTGGAGGAAAGAAAGTTGAGACTGCTGTTCCAAAGAAAGATATTAAAGCTGCAAGAGAGGCAGCAGAGCTTTCAGATGAGGGGGAAGTTCAGACGATTGCAATCGACAAAGATATTGTTGTGAATGCTGGTGGGACTGGAAGTGCAGATGAGAAGAGCAAAATGCAGGATTCACAGACAACAGAGGATTCCCAGACAGTACAGAACACGGAAGATTACATTTTCCCGAATAGTTCATCAGTACTTCTAACAGATGCAGAGGTGTCCGGAATATCAAAAGACCAGCTCAGAATTGGAAGAAATGAAATTCTTGCCAGACATGGAAGACGTTTCAACGACCAGGCACTGCAGCAGTATTTTGACAGCAAGAGCTGGTATAACGGAACCATTAGTCCGGACGAGTTCGATGCAAATTTAGATTCCAGATTGAATGATGTGGAACGTGCCAACATCGAAATCATCAAGAAGTATGAGTAA